TCTCACTTTTGAAAAAAAACACCCTTCATTTTGACCTAATTAAACAAAGAAGAAGAAAAAACAATAATAGTATATGTGGAATATATCATATCTAACTAGGGCGTTTGGCTTGGCCGCAATAAAGAGCGTTAAGAGGTGGGTCAGCTTCAGTGTAAAGAGACTTCTCATCGTTCCAAACGCGAACGTAGAGCTCTTGTCCTAAATACCTCCTCGACCATATCTGTGACCTTAAGTTCCACATACCTTTGTTATCCAACGACACTAATATGCTTGTCCATGATAACGGATACACCTTCGCACACACAATGATCATTAGATTCAATCATTTTATTTCATATCCCATTTTGAGATTTAAAAAAAAATTATTTACCTGAAAAGTGTGCCTTGCAACAGCATCAGACAAGTTGTAACGTTTCCTCATGGTCACATTCCATGTCCCTGACCCGTATCTGACAAAAAATAATCAATTTCGGTTTATGTTGTAAATAACCGGACCCGGTTTAGATAGATAAGAGAGGGCAAGGTAAGGTGCTTACCCGACAAGAAAGGCGCTAGTACCATCCATATGCCACGATTGAATTGATCTCTCGTCGTTTTGGAAAACAATTTCAACAAACTCGTGGAGCTCAACATCGAAAACCGATGTACCAAAATGAGCTGGTCCGATCGTAGGAGTGCCAAGCATTGTCTTGAAATCAAACACACCCGAAATGTTGTACCAATCGGCAAGTTTCAACGGTGTCGCTGGATTGATGTATGATATTCGGTTTACCGTGTACCGAAGCTTCCCGTAGATCATCGTAGCCGCATTGGCTAGGATTAGAGTCCGGTTTATCGGTATGGTACCATAATGAAATGATCCTTGTGGGTTTGGTCTTGCAGCATTTGCCGTCAAATTCATCCTAAAATACATCATTGAATCAAATTAAACATAACCGGTTTTTACGGTTTGGTTTGCTATTATTGTACCTGATGGTTCTTGCTTGTTTCATAGAGCAGTGGATATGATAAGTAGGACCAACGGGAAGGGGGCCAGAGACGGCGTTTTTGGAGCCTAGGTAACGAAGACTCGCGGTTGTGTTTAGTATAGGTTTGGTAAACCAGGTCGAAGCCACGATGTAATAGTCTCTCACTGAAGCTTTTAAAGTGACCAGGACGGTCACGGACTGACCAACGTGGACGTCAAGGGATTCATAGGTTTCCTGAAGAGTGTGAGCGCCTTCTACTTCAACGAGGCTCATTGTGTGGTCTTGAATCCTAAAGTTTATCGATGTTGCTATACCGACATTTGATACCCGAAACTTGTATGTTTTGCCTAGCGAAAATACATAATAAACTACTATTGGACCATCCATGAAATGTTACAAAAAAAGAGGATCATGATGGGGTTTTATGTGATGACATTACCTTGTTCACCAGTAAAGATTAAACCCTTAGAAACACCATTGATTAGAAGACCATCAGGAAGAGGAAGTGCATAGCCTGCGTCAAGCCGCTTTCGCAAATCCTAACAATAGTTAAAAAAGCATT
This sequence is a window from Brassica oleracea var. oleracea cultivar TO1000 chromosome C1, BOL, whole genome shotgun sequence. Protein-coding genes within it:
- the LOC106295903 gene encoding L-ascorbate oxidase homolog → MKPTSLLQCKLFIGSLLFWLGSVLVSAEDPYLFYTWTVTYGTRSPLGVPQQVILINGQFPGPPIEAVTNNNIVVNLINKLDEPFLITWNGVKQRRTSWQDGVLGTNCPIQPNSNWTYQFQLKDQIGTYTYFASTSMHRASGAFGALNINQRSVITTPYPTPDGDFTLLVTDWFKMSHKDLRKRLDAGYALPLPDGLLINGVSKGLIFTGEQGKTYKFRVSNVGIATSINFRIQDHTMSLVEVEGAHTLQETYESLDVHVGQSVTVLVTLKASVRDYYIVASTWFTKPILNTTASLRYLGSKNAVSGPLPVGPTYHIHCSMKQARTIRMNLTANAARPNPQGSFHYGTIPINRTLILANAATMIYGKLRYTVNRISYINPATPLKLADWYNISGVFDFKTMLGTPTIGPAHFGTSVFDVELHEFVEIVFQNDERSIQSWHMDGTSAFLVGYGSGTWNVTMRKRYNLSDAVARHTFQVYPLSWTSILVSLDNKGMWNLRSQIWSRRYLGQELYVRVWNDEKSLYTEADPPLNALYCGQAKRPS